Part of the Mycolicibacterium mageritense genome is shown below.
CCCGGCGTCGACATCGGCTGGGCCGCCGAGGATCCCACGATCGCCGAGCTGCTCAAACCACTCGGTTACGCCACCGGTCAGTTCGGCAAAAACCACTTCGGCGACCTCAACAAGTATCTGCCGACCGTGCACGGCTTCGACGAGTTCTACGGCAACCTCTACCACCTCAACGCCGAGGAAGAGCCGGAGAACTTCGACTATCCGCACGAGGACCGGTACCCGAGGCTCTATCAACTGGCCAAACCACGTGGTGTGCTGGACTGCAAGGCCACCGACGAGGTGTCGACCGAGCCCGACGACCCGAAGTTCGGCCCGGTCGGCAAGCAGACCATCACCGACACGGGCCCGCTCAACACCAAGCGCATGGAGACGATCGACGAGGACATCGCCGATCGGACCTTCGACTACATCAAGCGGCAACACGAGGCGGGCAATCCGTTCTTCGTATGGTGCAACTTCACCCATATGCACCTGTACACCCACACCAAGCCGGAAAGCCGCGGCCAGGCCGGGCTGTGGCAATCGCCCTACCACGACACGATGATCGACCACGACCGCAACGTGGGCACGGTGCTCGACGTGCTGGACGAGCTCGGCATCGCCGAGGACACCATCGTCATCTACTCCACCGACAACGGCCCGCACCGCAACACCTGGCCCGACGGCGGCACCACGCCGTTCCGCAGCGAGAAGAACACCAACTGGGAGGGCGCCTTCCGCGTGCCCGAGATGATCCGCTGGCCCGGAAAGATCAAGGCGGGCAGCGTCTCCAACGAGATCATCCAGCACCACGACTGGCTGCCGACCCTGCTGGCCGCCGCGGGTGAACCGGACATCGCCGAGAAGCTCAAGAACGGACACCGGGCCGGCGCCGACGGGCAAACCGAATACAAGGTGCACATCGACGGCTACAACCTGTTGCCGTACCTCACCGGCGAGGTGGATGCCAGCCCCCGGCGCGGCTTCTTCTACTTCTCGGACGACGGCGACCTGGTCGCGCTGCGCTTCGAGAACTGGAAGATCGTGTTCGCCGAACAACGGTGCCAGGGCACCCTGCGGGTCTGGGCGGAACCGTTCACGCCGCTGCGGGTGCCAAAACTGTTCAACCTGCGCACCGACCCGTACGAGTACGCCGACATCACGTCGAACACCTACTACGAGTGGCTGCTGCGGCACGACTTCTTCGTGTTCTATGCGACGGCCATGGCCACGAAGTTCCTGGAGACGTTCAAGGAGTTCCCGCCGCGCCACGCCCCGGCGAGCTTCAGCGTCGACCAGGCCGTCGAGAAGCTGCACGAATTCCTCGCGAAGGACTGAACGATGCCCAATTCACAACCCAACATCCTCGTCATCTGGGGCGACGACATCGGGATCTGGAACCTGAGCTGCTACAGCCGCGGGATGATGGGTTACTCGACGCCCAACATCGACCGGATCGCCGATGAGGGAATGCTTTTCACCGACTCCTACGGTGAGCAGAGCTGCACCGCCGGCCGGGCCTCGTTCATCACGGGTCAGAGCGTGTACCGCACCGGGATGAGCAAGGTGGGCATGCCCGGTGTCGACGTGGGGCTGCAGAAGGAGGATCCGACCATCGCCGAGCTGCTGAAGCCCTTGGGTTACACATGCGGGCAATTCGGCAAGAACCATCTCGGCGATCTGAACAAGTACCTGCCCACGGCGCACGGGTTCGACGAGTTCTTCGGCAACCTCTACCACCTCAATGCCGAGGAGGAGCCCGAACATGACGACTACCCCACCGCGGAGGAAGCGCCCCTGCTGCGGAAGGCCCTGTTGCCGCGTGGAGTGATCCACTCCTGGGCCACCGAGGAGGATTCCGGCGAAGTCGACCCGCGGTACGGCCCGGTTGGCAAGCAACGCATCGAGGACACCGGGCCGCTGACGAAGAAGCGGATGGAGACCATCGACGACGAGACCACGGCGGCCTGCGCGGATTTCATCAGGCGTCAGCACGAGTCCGGAACGCCGTTCTTCGTGTGGATGAACATGACCCACATGCATTTTCGGACCCACACCAAGCCCGAGAGCAAGGGGCAAGCAGGGCGCTGGCAGTCGCCGTATCACGACACGATGATCGACCACGACCGCAATGTCGGCACGCTGCTGGACCTCGTCGACGAGCTCGGCATCTCCGAGGACACCATCGTCATCTACTCCACCGACAACGGCCCGCACGCCAACAGCTGGCCCGACGGTGCGACGACCCCGTTCCGCAGTGAGAAGAACACC
Proteins encoded:
- a CDS encoding arylsulfatase, yielding MPDGKPNILVIWGDDIGISNLSCYSDGLMGYRTPNIDRIANEGMRFTDSYGEQSCTAGRAAFISGQSVYRTGMSKVGVPGVDIGWAAEDPTIAELLKPLGYATGQFGKNHFGDLNKYLPTVHGFDEFYGNLYHLNAEEEPENFDYPHEDRYPRLYQLAKPRGVLDCKATDEVSTEPDDPKFGPVGKQTITDTGPLNTKRMETIDEDIADRTFDYIKRQHEAGNPFFVWCNFTHMHLYTHTKPESRGQAGLWQSPYHDTMIDHDRNVGTVLDVLDELGIAEDTIVIYSTDNGPHRNTWPDGGTTPFRSEKNTNWEGAFRVPEMIRWPGKIKAGSVSNEIIQHHDWLPTLLAAAGEPDIAEKLKNGHRAGADGQTEYKVHIDGYNLLPYLTGEVDASPRRGFFYFSDDGDLVALRFENWKIVFAEQRCQGTLRVWAEPFTPLRVPKLFNLRTDPYEYADITSNTYYEWLLRHDFFVFYATAMATKFLETFKEFPPRHAPASFSVDQAVEKLHEFLAKD
- a CDS encoding arylsulfatase; the protein is MPNSQPNILVIWGDDIGIWNLSCYSRGMMGYSTPNIDRIADEGMLFTDSYGEQSCTAGRASFITGQSVYRTGMSKVGMPGVDVGLQKEDPTIAELLKPLGYTCGQFGKNHLGDLNKYLPTAHGFDEFFGNLYHLNAEEEPEHDDYPTAEEAPLLRKALLPRGVIHSWATEEDSGEVDPRYGPVGKQRIEDTGPLTKKRMETIDDETTAACADFIRRQHESGTPFFVWMNMTHMHFRTHTKPESKGQAGRWQSPYHDTMIDHDRNVGTLLDLVDELGISEDTIVIYSTDNGPHANSWPDGATTPFRSEKNTNWEGAFRIPELIRWPGKIKAGTVSNEIVQHHDWLPTFLAAAGDPDIVEKLKVGHEAGDMTYRVHIDGYNLLPYLTGEVDKSPRRGMIYFSDDGDVLGIRADNWKIVFMEQRCQGTLEVWFEPFTKLRAPKLFNLRTDPFEHADVTSNTYWDWLIDRLYLMFYASAIVNQFLETFKEFPPRQKPASFTIYNAVEELEKFLATRGG